One genomic window of Paraburkholderia phytofirmans PsJN includes the following:
- the trpB gene encoding tryptophan synthase subunit beta, translating to MYNLPDERGHFGQFGGVFVAETLVHALDELRAAYDKYKQDPAFVAEYERELKYFVGRPSPIYHAQRWSEMLGGAQIFLKREDLNHTGAHKVNNVIGQALLAKRMGKPRVIAETGAGQHGVATATIAARFGMECVVYMGSEDVRRQAANVYRMKLLGATVVPVESGSRTLKDALNEAMRDWVTNVENTFYIIGTVAGPHPYPMMVRDFQRVIGDECKVQMPELVGRQPDAVIACVGGGSNAMGIFYPYIDDTSVKLIGVEAAGDGIESGRHAASLIGGSPGVLHGNRTYLLQDENGQIIETHSVSAGLDYPGVGPEHAWLKDSKRAEYVGITDEEALKAFHDCCRIEGIIPALESSHALAYAAKLAPTLPKDKYLLVNLSGRGDKDMHTVAERSGIQF from the coding sequence ATGTATAACTTGCCTGACGAAAGGGGCCATTTCGGCCAATTTGGCGGCGTGTTCGTCGCTGAAACGCTGGTCCACGCGCTCGACGAGTTGCGTGCGGCATACGACAAATATAAGCAAGACCCGGCATTCGTCGCCGAATACGAGCGCGAATTGAAGTATTTCGTCGGCCGTCCGTCGCCGATTTATCACGCTCAGCGCTGGAGCGAAATGCTCGGCGGCGCGCAGATTTTCCTCAAACGCGAAGACCTGAATCACACGGGCGCGCACAAGGTCAACAACGTGATCGGCCAGGCGTTGCTTGCTAAACGCATGGGCAAACCGCGCGTGATCGCGGAAACTGGCGCCGGTCAGCACGGCGTGGCGACGGCGACCATCGCCGCGCGTTTCGGCATGGAATGCGTGGTCTATATGGGCTCCGAGGACGTGCGCCGCCAGGCCGCCAACGTATACCGCATGAAGCTGCTCGGCGCGACAGTCGTGCCGGTCGAGTCGGGCTCGCGAACCTTGAAGGACGCGTTGAACGAAGCCATGCGCGACTGGGTCACCAACGTCGAGAACACGTTCTACATCATCGGCACGGTGGCGGGACCGCATCCTTACCCGATGATGGTGCGCGACTTCCAGCGCGTGATCGGCGACGAGTGCAAGGTGCAAATGCCCGAACTCGTCGGCCGTCAGCCGGACGCGGTGATTGCGTGTGTTGGCGGTGGTTCGAACGCAATGGGCATCTTTTATCCGTACATTGACGACACTTCGGTGAAACTGATCGGCGTCGAAGCAGCCGGCGACGGAATCGAATCCGGTCGCCACGCTGCGTCGCTGATCGGCGGAAGCCCCGGTGTACTGCACGGCAACCGCACGTACCTGCTTCAGGACGAAAACGGCCAGATCATCGAGACGCATTCGGTGTCGGCGGGCCTGGATTATCCCGGTGTCGGCCCCGAGCACGCCTGGCTAAAAGACAGCAAACGCGCGGAATATGTCGGCATCACCGACGAAGAAGCGCTTAAAGCCTTCCACGATTGCTGCCGAATCGAAGGCATCATTCCGGCGTTGGAGTCCAGCCACGCGCTGGCCTATGCCGCGAAACTCGCGCCGACGCTGCCGAAGGACAAGTACCTTCTGGTCAATCTGTCGGGCCGCGGCGACAAGGACATGCATACGGTCGCTGAGCGATCGGGCATTCAGTTCTGA
- the folC gene encoding bifunctional tetrahydrofolate synthase/dihydrofolate synthase → MTTFPTLDAWLTHLESAHPVGIDMGLARISQVRDAMQLSFACPVITVGGTNGKGSTCAILESILLRAGFTVGCHTSPHLLSFNERARVNGAMASDAELLPHFEAVEAARLSLAEPVTLTYFEFTTLAIMSLFAARGLDAVIFEVGLGGRLDAVNILDTDCAIITSIDIDHTEYLGDTREKIGFEKAGIFRPGKPAICADPVPPQSLIDHAEKIGAELWLFGRDFRYEGQAGSERQQWSYVGPTMRRSALAYPALRGANQLINTSAALAGLEALRDRLPVSAQDIRLGLANVELPGRFQVLPGKPAIVLDVGHNPHAAAVLAQNLGNMGFFPYTYAVFGAMRDKDIASVLANLKGEIDHWCVTDLPTPRAASAEELEAALREQGVEEGADSGVTRYATPAEAFQDALKRASENDRIVVFGSFYTVAGVMAYRKSQQH, encoded by the coding sequence ATGACCACATTCCCCACCCTCGACGCGTGGCTCACGCACCTAGAATCCGCGCATCCGGTCGGCATCGACATGGGGCTGGCCCGCATCAGCCAGGTGCGCGACGCGATGCAGTTGTCGTTTGCGTGTCCGGTCATCACGGTCGGCGGCACGAACGGCAAGGGTTCCACTTGCGCGATTCTCGAATCCATTCTGCTGCGCGCCGGGTTCACGGTCGGCTGCCATACGTCGCCGCATTTGCTGTCGTTCAACGAGCGCGCGCGGGTGAACGGCGCAATGGCCAGCGACGCGGAGTTGCTGCCGCACTTCGAAGCCGTCGAAGCGGCGCGCCTGAGCCTCGCCGAACCGGTCACGCTGACCTACTTCGAATTCACGACGTTGGCGATCATGAGCCTGTTCGCTGCGCGCGGACTAGACGCGGTGATTTTCGAGGTCGGTCTGGGCGGCCGTCTGGACGCGGTCAATATCCTCGATACAGATTGCGCGATCATCACCAGCATTGATATCGATCACACGGAATATCTCGGCGACACGCGCGAGAAAATCGGCTTCGAAAAAGCCGGCATTTTCCGTCCCGGCAAGCCGGCGATCTGCGCGGACCCGGTTCCGCCGCAATCGCTGATCGATCACGCGGAAAAAATTGGTGCCGAATTGTGGCTGTTCGGCCGCGATTTCCGCTATGAAGGCCAGGCTGGCAGCGAGCGTCAGCAATGGAGCTACGTCGGCCCGACCATGCGGCGCTCGGCGCTGGCCTATCCGGCGCTGCGCGGCGCGAACCAGTTGATCAACACGTCGGCGGCGCTGGCGGGACTCGAAGCGCTGCGTGACCGTCTGCCGGTGTCGGCGCAGGACATCCGCCTCGGCCTTGCCAATGTGGAACTGCCCGGACGTTTCCAGGTGCTGCCGGGCAAGCCGGCGATCGTGCTGGATGTCGGCCACAATCCGCACGCGGCCGCCGTGCTGGCGCAAAACCTCGGCAACATGGGTTTCTTCCCCTATACCTACGCGGTGTTCGGCGCGATGCGCGACAAGGACATCGCCAGCGTATTGGCGAACCTGAAAGGCGAAATCGATCACTGGTGCGTGACCGATTTGCCGACGCCGCGGGCGGCGTCGGCGGAAGAACTTGAAGCGGCCTTGCGCGAGCAGGGCGTGGAAGAGGGAGCCGACAGCGGTGTGACGCGCTACGCCACACCGGCAGAGGCTTTCCAAGACGCGCTAAAACGAGCGTCAGAGAATGATAGAATCGTGGTTTTCGGCAGTTTCTATACGGTAGCCGGCGTGATGGCCTACCGTAAATCGCAGCAACACTGA
- the truA gene encoding tRNA pseudouridine(38-40) synthase TruA produces the protein MKRIALGVQYDGSAFCGWQSQPHRNTVQDELERALREFARTPVQTVVAGRTDTGVHGLGQVVHFDTELDRADVSWVRGTNSFLPKTISVQWAKPMPDEFHARFSAFERTYYYVLYVHPVRSPMLATRAGWVHTSLDVDAMQKAAAHLLGEHDFSAFRSSQCQAKTPVKHLYQIDVKQQGDFVHFRFRANAFLHHMVRNLMGCLVYIGGGRRPVEWMAEVLASRDRDFAAPTFMPDGLYLAQVGYPEQFAVPAPQTGSVPWNTVWTEQAQT, from the coding sequence GTGAAGCGTATTGCTCTAGGCGTCCAGTACGACGGTTCGGCATTCTGCGGCTGGCAGTCGCAACCGCACCGCAACACCGTGCAGGACGAACTCGAACGGGCGCTCCGCGAGTTTGCGCGGACGCCGGTGCAAACCGTCGTCGCGGGGCGTACGGATACGGGTGTGCATGGCCTTGGGCAGGTTGTGCACTTCGACACTGAGCTGGATCGTGCAGACGTTTCGTGGGTTCGCGGCACCAATTCGTTCCTGCCGAAGACGATCTCGGTGCAGTGGGCCAAGCCGATGCCCGACGAGTTCCACGCGCGTTTCTCGGCGTTCGAGCGGACCTATTACTACGTGCTGTACGTCCATCCAGTGCGCTCGCCGATGCTGGCGACTCGGGCCGGCTGGGTGCATACATCGCTCGACGTCGACGCGATGCAGAAGGCCGCCGCGCATCTGCTCGGCGAACACGACTTTTCGGCGTTCCGTTCGTCGCAATGCCAGGCGAAAACGCCGGTCAAGCACCTGTATCAGATCGACGTGAAGCAACAGGGCGACTTCGTCCATTTCCGTTTTCGGGCGAACGCGTTCCTGCACCACATGGTGCGCAACCTGATGGGCTGCCTGGTGTACATCGGCGGCGGCCGCCGCCCGGTCGAATGGATGGCCGAGGTGCTCGCGAGCCGCGATCGCGATTTCGCCGCGCCGACCTTCATGCCGGACGGTTTGTATCTGGCGCAGGTGGGCTATCCTGAGCAATTCGCCGTGCCCGCGCCGCAAACGGGCAGCGTGCCGTGGAATACCGTATGGACCGAGCAAGCGCAAACATGA
- the accD gene encoding acetyl-CoA carboxylase, carboxyltransferase subunit beta: MSWLDKLLPPKIKQTDPKNRKGIPEGLWIKCPSCEAVLYRNDVEANLHVCPKCDHHMRIGARERLDGLLDPEGRYEIGQEIVPVDALKFKDSRKYPDRLKEAMDDTDETDAMVVMGGAIHTLPVVVACFEFSFMGGSMGSVVGERFARGAQNALEQKVPFICFTASGGARMQESLLSLMQMAKTTAMLTKLAEAKLPFISVLTDPTMGGVSASFAFLGDVVIAEPKALIGFAGPRVIEQTVREKLPEGFQRAEFLLTKGAIDMIVDRRKLREELAQLMALLSHQPADAVA; the protein is encoded by the coding sequence ATGAGCTGGCTCGACAAACTGCTGCCGCCGAAAATCAAACAAACCGACCCGAAGAACCGCAAGGGGATTCCGGAAGGGCTGTGGATCAAGTGCCCGTCGTGTGAAGCGGTGCTATACCGTAACGACGTCGAGGCCAATCTGCATGTTTGCCCGAAGTGCGACCATCACATGCGCATTGGCGCGCGTGAGCGGCTCGACGGTCTGCTCGATCCGGAAGGCCGCTATGAGATCGGCCAGGAAATCGTTCCGGTCGACGCGCTCAAGTTTAAAGACAGCCGCAAGTATCCGGACCGCCTGAAAGAGGCGATGGACGACACTGACGAAACCGACGCGATGGTCGTCATGGGCGGTGCAATCCACACGCTGCCAGTAGTGGTGGCCTGCTTCGAGTTCTCGTTCATGGGCGGCTCGATGGGTTCGGTGGTCGGCGAGCGCTTTGCGCGCGGCGCGCAGAATGCGCTCGAACAGAAAGTGCCGTTCATCTGCTTCACGGCTTCGGGCGGCGCGCGCATGCAGGAAAGCCTGTTGTCGCTGATGCAGATGGCGAAGACCACGGCCATGCTGACCAAGCTCGCCGAAGCCAAGCTGCCGTTCATCTCCGTGCTGACCGACCCGACCATGGGCGGCGTGTCGGCCAGTTTCGCGTTCCTCGGCGACGTGGTGATCGCGGAGCCTAAGGCGTTGATCGGTTTTGCCGGTCCGCGCGTGATCGAACAAACCGTTCGTGAAAAGCTGCCGGAAGGCTTCCAGCGCGCCGAGTTCCTGTTGACGAAGGGCGCGATCGACATGATCGTCGACCGTCGCAAGCTGCGTGAAGAGCTGGCTCAATTGATGGCGCTTTTGAGCCATCAGCCGGCTGATGCAGTCGCGTAA
- the trpA gene encoding tryptophan synthase subunit alpha → MSRIKNTFAALSAQGKKGLIPFMTAGDPDPARTVEFMHALAAGGADVIELGVPFSDPMADGPVIQQSSERALAHGVSLRHVIADVKRFRETNDTTPVVLMGYANPIERMGTEAFAKAAKEAGVDGVLVVDYPPEECANFAEQMQSAGIDPIFLLAPTSTDERIAEVGKIASGYVYYVSLKGVTGAANLDVSSIASKIPAIKSRVPLPVGVGFGIRDAQTARSVAEVSDAVVIGSRIVQLLEQAAPEAAAETLTRFVAEVREALDSVATAR, encoded by the coding sequence ATGTCCCGTATCAAGAACACGTTTGCTGCGCTGTCCGCCCAAGGTAAGAAAGGACTCATTCCGTTCATGACGGCCGGCGACCCGGACCCCGCGCGTACGGTTGAATTCATGCATGCGCTCGCCGCCGGCGGCGCCGATGTGATCGAACTCGGCGTGCCGTTTTCCGATCCGATGGCCGATGGTCCGGTGATCCAGCAGTCGTCGGAACGCGCGTTGGCTCATGGCGTGTCGCTGCGCCACGTGATCGCCGACGTGAAGCGCTTCCGCGAGACCAATGACACCACGCCCGTCGTGCTGATGGGCTACGCTAATCCAATCGAGCGCATGGGTACCGAAGCCTTCGCGAAGGCGGCGAAGGAAGCTGGCGTGGATGGTGTGCTGGTTGTCGACTACCCGCCGGAAGAATGTGCTAACTTCGCTGAACAGATGCAATCTGCTGGCATCGATCCGATTTTCCTGCTGGCGCCCACGTCTACCGACGAGCGTATTGCCGAGGTGGGCAAGATTGCCAGCGGCTACGTCTATTATGTGTCGTTGAAAGGCGTGACCGGAGCGGCAAATCTGGACGTTTCCAGCATCGCGAGTAAAATCCCGGCCATCAAGTCGCGCGTCCCCCTGCCGGTGGGCGTCGGTTTCGGTATCCGCGACGCGCAAACCGCGCGTTCGGTGGCCGAAGTGTCCGATGCCGTCGTGATCGGCAGCCGTATCGTGCAATTGCTCGAACAGGCGGCGCCTGAAGCCGCTGCCGAGACGCTGACGCGCTTTGTCGCCGAAGTGCGCGAGGCGCTGGATAGCGTCGCGACTGCCCGATAA
- a CDS encoding FimV/HubP family polar landmark protein, producing MNLRLSSLRAMFNLPGASRLTAAAAVSAALVCAGMGSAAAAPGDAASAPDAASVSYANGGQVTVRPGQSLNDVAIAVTQSHDKATLARASRALFDANPNAFMSHDPSRLRLGAVLTVPVLDASGALAASAAGVAAAPASAPNAASATSAASAVAQANAAAASAASAAAPAAPAVSAMASAATEASSATPGSTASSAPIAGSQAAALPASGTHAWSGSIQPSASEAEGASAAGAGTTPATTAAQPASQPRAQVSSLQQLLALKNRVLMELQKHGIGGTPPATNTASTGVAQPAVGVSSAAAVPSHGSTPVASTSSGAGMSQTELSVAAAIGAALVALLAALRMGRRKRERLAAEAASADGGGAASARATGPQDVVSTREQIPARGASDVGDDLPVGNAAALAAAEREAAEGDAAAREMEERVAAERDAEIRQAAAREAAEKAEEQAAAERAAAEQAAAEHAAAERTAAEQAAAEHAAAERTAAEQVEAEHAAAERTAAEQAEAERAAVERAIGERAAENQPAAAHTTFPSPGLNAPDHISQERDAAPASVEPAQLSPNVAPSAQGGSIPEPLPGPHHDDFDSATTAASLAAAAELGADALPLTPLEPVDDAFLHEEPAHRLQWDDTPAARLEPSIESQRHLNVPPVDLQQPHVEPQSTPAFSQSHSDAASPAEPLQDEAQRAHSELAQEPHQPVQTLPSDASPTREPEPRAQPAPAAVPTEFPRDAVDAFGSLDMPLPPRVESSADALQAPASLSSQPVASPETTAQQAVPLPDPDETPHVADEITAGTAGHASVAGLGAGFGTGLGAAGFGALKLDFDLELPPSPAQPLPAFTQNDLSRIARNKLELAAEYIELGDLSGARALINEVIETNDPGTRTEARALLSTLAPLS from the coding sequence ATGAACCTTCGACTCTCATCCCTTCGGGCTATGTTCAATCTTCCGGGTGCGAGCCGATTGACGGCCGCCGCCGCTGTGTCCGCCGCGCTTGTGTGCGCTGGCATGGGCAGCGCGGCCGCCGCACCGGGCGATGCCGCGAGCGCACCGGACGCCGCCTCCGTTTCGTACGCGAACGGTGGTCAAGTGACGGTGCGGCCTGGGCAGTCGCTGAACGACGTGGCGATTGCCGTCACGCAGTCGCACGACAAGGCGACGCTCGCACGTGCCTCGCGCGCGTTGTTCGATGCGAACCCGAATGCCTTCATGAGCCACGACCCGAGCCGGTTGCGGCTGGGTGCGGTGTTGACGGTGCCGGTGCTGGATGCGTCGGGTGCGCTGGCGGCGTCGGCGGCGGGTGTCGCGGCTGCGCCTGCCTCGGCGCCTAATGCGGCATCTGCGACTAGCGCGGCGAGTGCCGTGGCGCAGGCCAACGCGGCGGCGGCAAGCGCAGCAAGCGCTGCGGCGCCAGCCGCCCCCGCTGTTTCTGCGATGGCCAGTGCGGCCACTGAAGCGAGTTCGGCGACGCCGGGTAGCACGGCTTCGTCGGCGCCGATCGCGGGATCTCAGGCGGCGGCATTGCCGGCCAGCGGTACTCATGCGTGGTCCGGTTCGATTCAGCCGTCAGCTAGCGAGGCTGAAGGCGCATCAGCGGCTGGTGCCGGAACGACTCCGGCGACGACCGCCGCGCAGCCGGCATCGCAACCGCGTGCGCAAGTGTCGAGCCTGCAGCAATTGCTCGCGCTGAAAAATCGCGTGCTGATGGAGTTGCAGAAACACGGTATCGGCGGGACGCCTCCCGCTACGAACACGGCGTCGACCGGCGTCGCGCAACCGGCGGTTGGCGTGTCATCAGCGGCGGCTGTGCCGAGTCACGGCTCTACGCCCGTGGCATCGACGTCGAGTGGTGCTGGCATGTCGCAGACGGAGTTGAGCGTGGCGGCGGCGATTGGCGCGGCGCTGGTCGCGTTGCTGGCGGCGCTGCGCATGGGCCGGCGTAAGCGCGAACGTCTGGCGGCGGAAGCTGCGTCGGCGGATGGCGGTGGGGCGGCGTCCGCGCGGGCAACGGGCCCGCAGGACGTCGTGTCGACGCGCGAGCAGATTCCGGCGCGCGGAGCGTCGGATGTCGGCGATGATTTGCCCGTTGGAAACGCGGCGGCATTGGCGGCTGCGGAGCGTGAAGCTGCGGAAGGCGACGCGGCGGCGCGTGAAATGGAAGAACGGGTCGCGGCGGAGCGCGACGCGGAGATTCGTCAGGCCGCTGCGCGGGAGGCGGCGGAAAAAGCAGAAGAGCAGGCTGCGGCTGAACGTGCGGCAGCAGAGCAGGCAGCGGCCGAGCACGCGGCAGCGGAACGTACGGCAGCAGAGCAGGCAGCGGCAGAGCACGCGGCGGCGGAACGCACTGCAGCGGAGCAAGTAGAGGCTGAACACGCAGCAGCAGAACGCACGGCAGCAGAGCAGGCCGAAGCCGAGCGCGCAGCAGTAGAACGCGCAATCGGGGAACGTGCAGCAGAAAATCAACCCGCTGCAGCCCACACGACCTTCCCGTCACCCGGCCTCAACGCGCCCGACCACATCTCGCAAGAGCGCGACGCCGCGCCCGCATCCGTCGAACCTGCGCAATTGAGTCCGAACGTCGCTCCGTCCGCTCAGGGCGGTTCGATTCCGGAACCTCTCCCCGGGCCCCACCACGACGACTTCGACAGCGCGACCACGGCCGCAAGTCTTGCCGCCGCTGCGGAACTCGGCGCCGACGCCTTGCCGCTGACGCCGCTTGAGCCCGTCGACGACGCCTTCCTGCACGAGGAACCCGCTCATCGTCTGCAATGGGACGATACGCCGGCCGCGCGGCTCGAGCCGTCGATCGAATCGCAGCGCCATCTGAACGTGCCGCCAGTCGATCTCCAGCAGCCGCACGTCGAGCCGCAGTCAACTCCGGCGTTCAGTCAGTCTCACAGCGATGCGGCTTCGCCAGCTGAGCCGTTGCAGGACGAGGCGCAGCGAGCGCATAGTGAACTGGCGCAGGAGCCGCATCAACCGGTTCAAACGTTACCGTCCGATGCCTCGCCGACCCGCGAGCCAGAACCGCGAGCGCAGCCCGCACCCGCAGCCGTGCCGACCGAATTCCCGCGCGACGCCGTCGATGCGTTCGGCAGCCTCGACATGCCGTTGCCGCCGCGCGTCGAGTCGTCCGCCGATGCCTTGCAAGCGCCCGCCTCACTGTCGAGCCAGCCGGTGGCGTCGCCGGAAACCACTGCACAACAGGCTGTGCCGTTGCCCGACCCGGACGAGACGCCGCACGTTGCCGACGAAATCACCGCGGGCACCGCAGGCCACGCGTCCGTCGCAGGCTTGGGCGCGGGGTTTGGCACGGGCCTGGGTGCGGCCGGCTTCGGCGCGTTGAAGCTCGATTTCGATCTCGAGTTGCCGCCGAGCCCGGCCCAGCCGTTGCCGGCGTTCACGCAGAACGATCTCAGCCGCATCGCCCGCAATAAGCTCGAACTGGCGGCCGAATACATCGAGCTGGGCGATCTGTCCGGCGCGCGCGCGCTCATCAACGAAGTGATCGAGACGAACGATCCGGGTACGCGCACCGAGGCCCGCGCGTTGCTCTCGACGCTCGCCCCGTTGTCGTGA
- a CDS encoding CvpA family protein, whose product MFTAFDYAVMAVIGLSALRGTWRGFLSEIFGLIGWIAAFFIACRFVGYVVPYIPSTWPGGALTQWLLAFALVVVGVVLVASVLNALLSRIVQATGLSGVDRSLGLMFGLVRGVILVLILVALAGLTELPQQEFWRNALLRPYAVEGVHVMKPLLPETLAAYVRV is encoded by the coding sequence ATGTTCACTGCCTTCGACTACGCTGTAATGGCGGTGATCGGTTTGTCGGCGCTGCGCGGCACATGGCGCGGGTTTTTGTCGGAGATATTCGGGCTGATCGGCTGGATTGCGGCGTTTTTCATTGCTTGCCGCTTCGTCGGTTACGTTGTGCCGTATATCCCGTCCACTTGGCCGGGCGGCGCGTTGACCCAATGGCTGCTGGCGTTTGCGCTGGTGGTGGTCGGTGTGGTGCTGGTGGCGAGCGTGTTGAACGCCCTTTTGAGCCGCATCGTGCAGGCAACCGGATTGAGCGGCGTGGACCGCTCGCTCGGTTTGATGTTCGGCCTCGTGCGCGGGGTCATTCTGGTGCTGATTCTGGTCGCCCTCGCCGGCTTGACCGAACTGCCCCAACAGGAATTCTGGCGCAACGCCTTGCTTCGGCCCTATGCGGTCGAGGGCGTGCACGTAATGAAACCGCTGCTTCCCGAGACGCTGGCTGCTTACGTCCGAGTGTGA
- a CDS encoding SPOR domain-containing protein: MGIFSFGKKDDAPTRRGANTSSTRAARGERVERRTRRTERTVDADAMLLDPTLPEKQRARRRLVGAIAMVVAAVVILPMVLDSHPKPVTDDISIDIPSRPAPKLAKAQEDTQAGVAPDNPATPDAALAASGLAPATAARQGQSVSTKQSSTETTAAASAAKPAAKPQAPSVAANTTPSVPAAPAKPATKPSVTHNAATAPAAQAPNSDDTTTAASADANSGTPASPPGSRFAVQLGAFANDANARNWAAKLKAAGVPAYTEHRKQADGSTLTLLRAGPFADRAAASAAIAKVREVGLTSGANSGAAQ, encoded by the coding sequence ATGGGAATTTTCTCGTTCGGCAAGAAAGACGACGCGCCCACCCGGCGCGGCGCAAACACCAGTTCCACCCGGGCCGCCCGTGGCGAGCGCGTGGAGCGGCGAACCCGCCGCACGGAGCGCACCGTCGACGCCGATGCGATGCTGCTCGACCCTACGTTGCCGGAAAAGCAGCGTGCGCGTCGCCGCCTCGTCGGCGCGATCGCGATGGTCGTGGCGGCGGTCGTGATTCTGCCGATGGTGCTCGACTCGCACCCCAAGCCCGTCACAGACGACATCTCCATAGACATTCCCAGCCGTCCCGCGCCGAAGCTCGCCAAAGCGCAGGAAGACACGCAGGCCGGCGTAGCACCCGATAACCCCGCAACGCCAGACGCGGCACTCGCCGCATCCGGCCTTGCGCCGGCAACGGCAGCCAGACAAGGCCAGTCCGTCTCTACGAAGCAATCGAGTACGGAGACGACCGCAGCGGCGTCCGCGGCCAAGCCGGCAGCGAAACCGCAAGCACCGTCCGTGGCGGCGAACACTACGCCATCGGTGCCCGCAGCGCCCGCCAAACCGGCGACGAAACCGTCGGTCACCCATAACGCCGCGACCGCACCGGCTGCGCAGGCCCCGAATTCCGATGACACGACCACAGCCGCCAGCGCAGACGCGAACTCCGGCACGCCGGCCTCGCCGCCAGGCAGCCGTTTCGCTGTGCAGCTCGGCGCCTTCGCGAACGACGCCAACGCGCGCAATTGGGCGGCCAAGTTGAAAGCGGCGGGTGTGCCCGCATATACCGAACATCGAAAGCAGGCTGACGGCTCCACGCTCACGTTGCTGCGTGCCGGCCCGTTCGCGGATCGCGCAGCGGCAAGTGCCGCCATCGCAAAGGTTCGCGAGGTCGGCTTGACGTCGGGCGCGAACAGCGGCGCCGCACAGTAA
- a CDS encoding DNA-methyltransferase: protein MRDEFDEPQPAIETTPVADIPAAEAPASLLPQVPAGIQLLNRDFLTDVANIPDGSIDLIVCDPPYGLGKDYGNDSDMRTGEDFLAWTRGWLELAIPKLKPSGSLYIFCTWQYAPEIFSFLKTKLTMINEIIWDRRVPSMGGTVRRFTSVHDNIGFFAVSKDYFFDLDPVRIPYDAATKKARSRKLFEGSKWLEVGYNPKDVWSVSRLHRQHAERVAHPTQKPLEIVERMVLASCPKGGRVLDPFMGSGTTAVACARQQREFVGYEINESYCAIARERVSAAANPPVARRVKAKTQRQTEVQ, encoded by the coding sequence ATGCGTGACGAGTTCGACGAGCCGCAGCCGGCAATTGAAACCACGCCGGTCGCCGATATCCCGGCGGCCGAGGCGCCTGCATCGCTGTTACCGCAGGTGCCTGCCGGCATCCAGCTGTTGAACCGCGATTTTCTGACCGATGTAGCGAACATCCCTGATGGATCGATCGATCTGATCGTATGCGATCCGCCTTACGGGCTTGGCAAGGATTATGGCAACGACTCCGACATGCGCACCGGCGAAGATTTTCTCGCCTGGACGCGTGGCTGGCTCGAACTGGCTATTCCGAAGCTCAAGCCGTCGGGTTCGCTCTACATTTTCTGCACCTGGCAGTACGCGCCGGAAATCTTCAGCTTCCTGAAGACAAAACTCACGATGATCAACGAAATCATCTGGGACCGACGTGTGCCAAGCATGGGCGGAACGGTGCGCCGGTTCACTTCCGTGCACGACAATATCGGCTTTTTCGCGGTGTCGAAGGATTATTTCTTCGATCTCGATCCCGTCCGCATCCCGTACGATGCCGCCACGAAGAAGGCGCGTTCGCGTAAATTGTTCGAAGGCAGTAAGTGGCTCGAGGTTGGCTATAATCCAAAGGATGTCTGGTCGGTATCGCGGCTGCATCGGCAACATGCCGAGCGCGTCGCGCACCCTACCCAGAAGCCTCTGGAAATCGTCGAGCGGATGGTGCTGGCAAGTTGTCCGAAGGGCGGCCGCGTGCTCGACCCTTTCATGGGCAGCGGCACCACCGCGGTCGCTTGCGCCCGTCAGCAGCGCGAATTCGTCGGCTATGAAATCAATGAAAGTTACTGCGCGATTGCGCGCGAACGCGTGAGCGCCGCAGCCAATCCGCCGGTTGCGCGTCGGGTCAAAGCCAAAACTCAACGGCAGACCGAAGTGCAGTGA
- a CDS encoding phosphoribosylanthranilate isomerase: MNSTENLANESHEGAQQQAAPHRTRIKLCGLSKPADVSRAIDLGADAIGLVFYPPSPRSVSVAQAVELVHDVPPFVSVVGLFVNATADWIREVASNVGLTLLQFHGDETPEQCESLASVAGLPWLRALRVAADTQPADLVKSALSYSSASGLLFDTHVEGYGGGGKVFDWSLIPAELARRAVLSGGLNAQNVSEAIHRVRPYAVDVSSGIETPGAKGVKDHARMAAFVRAVRAADAE, from the coding sequence ATGAACTCAACCGAAAACCTCGCGAACGAATCCCACGAAGGCGCCCAGCAGCAGGCCGCGCCGCATCGCACGCGCATCAAGCTGTGCGGCCTGTCGAAGCCCGCAGACGTGTCCCGGGCGATCGATCTCGGTGCCGACGCAATCGGCCTCGTGTTCTACCCGCCGAGCCCGCGTTCGGTCAGCGTCGCGCAGGCAGTCGAGCTGGTGCACGATGTGCCGCCGTTCGTCTCGGTGGTCGGCTTGTTCGTCAACGCCACGGCGGACTGGATTCGCGAGGTTGCGAGCAACGTCGGACTCACGTTGCTGCAGTTTCACGGCGATGAGACGCCCGAGCAGTGCGAATCGCTCGCCAGCGTTGCGGGTTTGCCTTGGTTGCGCGCGTTGCGCGTTGCGGCGGATACTCAGCCGGCCGATTTGGTAAAATCGGCACTTAGCTATTCATCAGCCAGCGGCCTTCTGTTTGACACCCATGTCGAAGGGTACGGCGGCGGCGGGAAGGTCTTCGATTGGTCACTTATTCCAGCAGAGCTCGCGCGTCGGGCCGTTTTGAGTGGTGGGTTGAACGCGCAAAACGTCAGTGAAGCGATCCATCGCGTGCGCCCGTACGCGGTCGATGTCTCGAGCGGCATCGAAACGCCGGGCGCCAAGGGCGTGAAAGATCACGCCCGGATGGCGGCGTTCGTACGCGCGGTGCGCGCAGCGGACGCCGAATGA